One genomic region from Lycorma delicatula isolate Av1 chromosome 1, ASM4794821v1, whole genome shotgun sequence encodes:
- the LOC142334393 gene encoding histone H2B — MPPKTSGKAAKKAGKAQKNIAKGDKKKKRKRKESYAVYIYKVLKQVHPDTGISSKAMSIMNSFVNDIFERIAAEASRLAHYNKRSTITSREIQTAVRLLLPGELAKHAVSEGTKAVTKYTSSK, encoded by the coding sequence ATGCCACCTAAGACCAGCGGTAAAGCGGCCAAGAAGGCCGGCAAGGCGCAAAAGAACATCGCCAAGGGAGACAAGAAAAAGAAACGCAAGAGGAAGGAAAGCTACGCGGTGTACATCTACAAAGTGTTGAAGCAGGTCCATCCTGACACCGGCATCTCCTCTAAGGCGATGAGCATCATGAACAGCTTCGTTAACGATATATTCGAGCGCATCGCGGCCGAGGCTTCCAGGCTCGCCCACTACAACAAGCGGTCCACAATCACCAGCAGGGAGATCCAGACCGCCGTACGGCTTCTGTTGCCCGGTGAATTGGCCAAACACGCTGTCAGCGAAGGCACCAAGGCCGTAACCAAATACACGAGCTCTAAGTAA
- the LOC142334368 gene encoding histone H1-like: protein MSDSTATASAPVATATTPAKAAPGKKAASKAGGSKKPRSKPAHPPTADMVNAAIAGLKERGGSSLQAIKKYIAANYKVDAEKLAPFIKKYLKTAVAAGALTQPKGKGASGSFKISVKGEGKAAPAKKPSAPKPKPKKAAAASKPKSASAKKAAAPKPKSPSKAKKVSKPPTKKPKSPKPKKAAVKKPKSPKKAAAGKKK from the coding sequence atgtcaGACAGCACCGCTACAGCTTCAGCTCCCGTCGCCACAGCGACAACTCCGGCCAAGGCAGCTCCAGGGAAAAAGGCGGCATCCAAAGCAGGCGGTTCGAAGAAGCCGAGGTCTAAGCCGGCGCACCCGCCGACAGCCGATATGGTCAACGCGGCGATCGCCGGTCTCAAAGAGCGCGGCGGATCTTCTCTGCAGGCGATAAAGAAGTACATAGCAGCCAACTACAAGGTAGACGCCGAAAAGTTGGCCCCGTTCATCAAGAAATATCTGAAAACGGCGGTCGCGGCAGGCGCCCTCACGCAGCCGAAAGGTAAAGGAGCGTCCGGCTCTTTCAAGATATCAGTGAAGGGCGAAGGCAAAGCCGCCCCGGCTAAGAAACCGTCCGCTCCGAAGCCGAAACCGAAGAAAGCCGCAGCAGCCAGCAAACCGAAGAGCGCTTCTGCGAAGAAGGCGGCCGCCCCGAAACCGAAGTCTCCATCGAAGGCGAAAAAGGTGTCCAAGCCGCCGACCAAGAAACCAAAGTCTCCGAAGCCGAAGAAGGCAGCAGTGAAGAAACCAAAGTCGCCCAAGAAAGCAGCCGCTGGAaagaagaagtaa
- the LOC142318402 gene encoding histone H3, translating into MARTKQTARKSTGGKAPRKQLATKAARKSAPATGGVKKPHRYRPGTVALREIRRYQKSTELLIRKLPFQRLVREIAQDFKTDLRFQSSAVMALQEASEAYLVGLFEDTNLCAIHAKRVTIMPKDIQLARRIRGERA; encoded by the coding sequence ATGGCCCGTACCAAGCAGACCGCCCGCAAATCCACCGGTGGCAAAGCTCCCAGGAAGCAGCTGGCGACCAAGGCGGCACGCAAGAGCGCCCCGGCCACCGGCGGCGTGAAGAAACCTCATCGCTACAGGCCTGGAACTGTCGCCCTCCGTGAGATCCGTAGATACCAGAAGAGCACGGAGCTACTCATACGCAAGCTGCCGTTCCAGCGGCTGGTACGTGAGATAGCGCAGGACTTCAAGACCGATCTCCGGTTCCAGAGTTCCGCCGTCATGGCTCTGCAGGAAGCCAGCGAGGCTTATCTGGTCGGGCTGTTTGAAGACACAAATCTGTGCGCCATCCACGCCAAACGTGTGACAATTATGCCGAAAGACATCCAGCTGGCTCGTCGTATTCGCGGAGAGAGAGCTTAA
- the LOC142334424 gene encoding histone H2A, with the protein MSGRGKGGKVKGKAKSRSSRAGLQFPVGRIHRLLRKGNYAERVGAGAPVYLAAVMEYLAAEVLELAGNAARDNKKTRIIPRHLQLAIRNDEELNKLLSGVTIAQGGVLPNIQAVLLPKKTEKKA; encoded by the coding sequence ATGTCAGGTCGCGGAAAGGGTGGTAAAGTGAAGGGAAAGGCAAAGTCGCGGTCTTCCCGCGCCGGTCTTCAATTCCCGGTGGGCAGAATCCACCGTCTTCTCAGGAAGGGCAACTACGCAGAACGTGTCGGAGCGGGCGCTCCGGTCTACCTGGCTGCCGTCATGGAATATTTGGCTGCGGAAGTATTGGAGTTGGCAGGAAACGCGGCCAGGGACAACAAGAAAACTCGTATCATCCCGAGGCACTTGCAGTTGGCCATCCGCAATGACGAGGAGTTAAACAAGCTTTTGTCCGGGGTCACCATCGCACAAGGTGGTGTCTTGCCGAACATTCAAGCCGTGCTTCTGCCGAAGAAGACCGAGAAGAAAGCTTAA
- the LOC142334421 gene encoding histone H1-like: MSDSTATASAPVATATTPAKAAPGKKAASKAGGSKKPRSKPAHPPTADMVNAAIAGLKERGGSSLQAIKKYIAANYKVDAEKLAPFIKKYLKTAVAAGALTQPKGKGASGSFKISVKGEGKAAPAKKPSAPKPKPKKAAAASKPKSASAKKAAAPKPKSPSKAKKVSKPPTKKPKSPKPKKAAVKKPKSPKKAAAGKKK; encoded by the coding sequence atgtcaGACAGCACCGCTACAGCTTCAGCTCCCGTCGCCACAGCGACAACTCCGGCCAAGGCAGCTCCAGGGAAAAAGGCGGCATCCAAAGCAGGCGGTTCGAAGAAGCCGAGGTCTAAGCCGGCGCACCCGCCGACAGCCGATATGGTCAACGCGGCGATCGCCGGTCTCAAAGAGCGCGGCGGATCTTCTCTGCAGGCGATAAAGAAGTACATAGCAGCCAACTACAAGGTAGACGCCGAAAAGTTGGCCCCGTTCATCAAGAAATATCTGAAAACGGCGGTCGCGGCAGGCGCCCTCACGCAGCCGAAAGGTAAAGGAGCGTCCGGCTCTTTCAAGATATCAGTGAAGGGCGAAGGCAAAGCCGCCCCGGCTAAGAAACCGTCCGCTCCGAAGCCGAAACCGAAGAAAGCCGCAGCAGCCAGCAAACCGAAGAGCGCTTCTGCGAAGAAGGCGGCCGCCCCGAAACCGAAGTCTCCATCGAAGGCGAAAAAGGTGTCCAAGCCGCCGACCAAGAAACCAAAGTCTCCGAAGCCGAAGAAGGCAGCAGTGAAGAAACCAAAGTCGCCCAAGAAAGCAGCCGCTGGAAAGaagaagtaa